The nucleotide window TAGAGAAGCGCGCTCCCCTCGAAGAGAGTGAGATTGTAGCGCTCTTGCGGAAAGGCATAAAGAAGCGGGAAGAAAGCCTCGCCTACTTCCGTCAGGGAAATCGGGAGGACCTCATTCGGCAGACCGAAGAGGAAATAGCGGTAATCTCTGAATTCCTCCCTCCTCCAATGAAGGAAGAGGAGCTTTCCGCTCTTATCCAGGAAGTGCTCTCCGCCTTCCCCGAGAAGCCCTCTTT belongs to Candidatus Caldatribacterium sp. and includes:
- a CDS encoding GatB/YqeY domain-containing protein, giving the protein EKRAPLEESEIVALLRKGIKKREESLAYFRQGNREDLIRQTEEEIAVISEFLPPPMKEEELSALIQEVLSAFPEKPSFGVVMREVMRRVEGRAEGKVVSEVIRKLLEAG